The proteins below come from a single Candidatus Planktophila dulcis genomic window:
- a CDS encoding O-methyltransferase, with protein sequence MNNNPHSYAESFIAEDAVKIAARARGLELGTLDASQGTGAYLRHLAHLLDAQSVVEIGTGSGVGSLWILEGMIASGTLTSIDDEMEHTSIAKLAMADADIAQSRYRFITNSVMDVMTKLTDRAYDLVVYRHNPEDLSFAISEAHRILRSGGVFVIDNFFGGSKVHDPAQRDPKTIALREAGKLIKGDTDSWVSSLIPTGDGLLLATKL encoded by the coding sequence ATGAACAACAACCCGCACTCTTATGCAGAATCCTTCATTGCAGAAGATGCGGTAAAGATTGCTGCACGTGCACGTGGGCTAGAACTCGGCACCCTCGATGCATCTCAAGGCACAGGCGCATATCTTCGCCACCTTGCCCATCTCCTTGATGCGCAATCAGTTGTTGAAATCGGAACTGGTTCTGGTGTGGGTTCACTCTGGATTCTTGAAGGAATGATTGCAAGCGGAACTCTTACTTCAATCGATGACGAGATGGAACATACATCTATTGCAAAGCTTGCAATGGCAGATGCTGACATTGCTCAATCACGCTATCGATTCATTACCAATTCAGTCATGGATGTCATGACAAAGCTCACTGATCGCGCATATGACTTAGTTGTATACCGCCATAATCCTGAGGATTTATCCTTTGCAATCTCTGAAGCACATCGCATTCTGCGAAGCGGTGGAGTCTTTGTTATCGATAACTTCTTCGGTGGTTCAAAGGTTCACGATCCAGCTCAACGTGATCCAAAGACCATTGCTCTGCGCGAAGCCGGGAAGTTGATTAAGGGCGATACGGATTCGTGGGTGAGCTCACTCATCCCAACGGGTGATGGATTATTGCTCGCAACTAAGTTGTAG
- a CDS encoding Mrp/NBP35 family ATP-binding protein has product MTTLESVHAALATVQDPELHRALPELGMVKSVEIKGSIAHLEILLTISGCPMRDRLQKDIESAVTAVEGISAIELTFGVMDEEQRANIKKLLRNGRESFISFAQKDSLTRVIGVASGKGGVGKSSLTANLAVSSAQKGLRVGILDADVYGHSIPRLMGLIGQRPTAIDQMFIPLESFGVKTVSMEMFKPERSDAIAYRGPLLHRVLEQLLSDAYWGDLDLLYIDLPPGTGDLAISLGQLVPSSEIVVVTTPQVAAAEVAERAGRIAHQIHQRVIGVIENMSAYPCAKCGELTSLFGEGGGEETSRRLSQLVGSDVPLLGKIPFSPDLREGGDAGAPVVISAPDSPSAKAIEAIVSQLIVREKSLLGVRLGLA; this is encoded by the coding sequence ATGACAACTCTTGAGTCAGTCCACGCAGCGCTTGCAACTGTCCAGGACCCTGAACTTCACAGAGCTCTCCCTGAGCTTGGGATGGTTAAATCTGTTGAAATCAAAGGCTCCATTGCCCACTTAGAAATTCTCCTGACCATTTCAGGATGTCCTATGCGCGATCGCCTGCAGAAAGATATTGAAAGTGCTGTGACTGCAGTGGAAGGCATCTCTGCCATAGAGCTCACATTTGGTGTGATGGATGAAGAGCAGCGGGCCAATATTAAAAAGCTTCTTCGTAATGGCCGTGAAAGTTTTATCTCCTTTGCTCAAAAGGATTCACTCACTCGTGTCATTGGAGTTGCATCCGGCAAAGGCGGCGTTGGTAAATCTTCACTGACTGCCAATCTTGCAGTGTCATCTGCGCAAAAGGGCTTGCGAGTCGGAATTCTTGATGCTGATGTATACGGACACTCGATTCCTCGTCTGATGGGCCTGATTGGTCAGCGCCCCACAGCAATTGATCAGATGTTTATTCCTCTGGAATCTTTCGGTGTGAAGACAGTCTCCATGGAGATGTTTAAGCCAGAGCGCTCCGATGCCATCGCATATCGTGGACCGCTACTGCACCGCGTTCTTGAGCAGTTGCTCTCTGATGCATATTGGGGCGATCTTGATCTTCTCTATATCGATCTTCCGCCTGGAACAGGCGATCTTGCAATCTCATTGGGTCAATTAGTTCCTTCATCAGAGATCGTTGTAGTGACTACCCCACAAGTTGCAGCAGCTGAAGTTGCAGAACGTGCAGGACGTATTGCGCATCAAATTCACCAACGTGTTATCGGCGTGATTGAGAATATGTCTGCCTATCCATGTGCAAAATGTGGCGAACTCACTTCACTCTTTGGTGAAGGCGGGGGAGAAGAAACCTCTCGACGTCTCTCACAATTAGTGGGATCTGATGTGCCGCTACTAGGAAAGATTCCTTTTAGCCCAGATCTTCGCGAAGGTGGAGATGCGGGCGCTCCTGTGGTGATCTCAGCACCTGATAGCCCAAGTGCTAAGGCAATCGAAGCAATTGTTTCTCAGTTGATTGTGCGCGAAAAATCTCTACTTGGCGTCAGACTCGGGCTTGCGTAG
- a CDS encoding S1C family serine protease, with translation MSINNGGPWWDAPSKSGLGKNITVRSAIVLALVVGVIAGAFGASSSGSLFGRSVNLVKSTSAIERPAGSVAEIAQRVLPSVVSIEAKSSNGGSTGSGFVIDSSGYILTNNHVIASSVTSGGDITVRLNDGSPFDAKVVGRDSSYDLAVLKIVGASLKALQFGDSDKVAVGDSVIAIGSPLGLTGTVTLGIISAKDRAVTAGESSSENSFINALQTDAAINPGNSGGPLVDATGSVIGVNSAIASLGSSFSSQTGSIGLGFAIPINQARKTADQLIKNGKATYPVMGISVDMNFSGDGAMIAKNAQAILPGGPAAKAGLKSGDIITAIDGRPITSPEELIVTIRSLNIGDSVVVTYKRGSESKSATLTLTASK, from the coding sequence ATGAGCATAAATAACGGTGGCCCTTGGTGGGATGCTCCCAGTAAGAGTGGACTTGGCAAGAACATCACTGTGCGTTCTGCCATTGTTTTAGCCCTTGTCGTTGGTGTCATCGCTGGAGCTTTTGGTGCTTCATCATCTGGATCACTCTTTGGTCGCTCAGTGAACTTAGTGAAATCCACATCTGCCATTGAGAGACCAGCTGGTTCTGTTGCAGAAATAGCACAGCGCGTATTGCCATCAGTAGTCTCAATCGAGGCCAAATCTTCCAATGGTGGTTCAACTGGATCAGGTTTTGTCATCGATAGCAGCGGATACATTCTTACCAATAACCATGTAATTGCATCCTCCGTAACGAGCGGGGGAGATATCACTGTTCGCCTCAATGACGGATCACCTTTTGATGCAAAAGTTGTTGGACGCGATAGCTCCTATGACTTGGCCGTCCTTAAAATTGTTGGCGCATCACTTAAAGCACTTCAATTTGGCGATAGCGACAAGGTTGCAGTCGGAGATTCAGTTATAGCAATCGGTTCACCACTGGGATTAACAGGCACTGTCACACTCGGAATCATTAGCGCAAAAGACCGCGCCGTTACTGCTGGGGAATCCAGCTCTGAGAATTCATTTATCAATGCTCTGCAAACAGATGCAGCTATTAATCCAGGAAACTCTGGAGGACCACTTGTAGATGCAACGGGTTCGGTTATTGGCGTTAACTCTGCGATTGCATCTCTTGGTTCAAGCTTTAGCTCGCAGACGGGCTCCATTGGTTTGGGATTTGCAATCCCCATCAACCAAGCACGTAAGACTGCAGATCAATTGATTAAGAATGGCAAAGCGACATATCCAGTTATGGGAATCTCTGTCGATATGAATTTCTCAGGCGATGGCGCGATGATTGCAAAGAATGCACAGGCAATTTTGCCAGGTGGGCCTGCAGCCAAAGCTGGCTTGAAATCAGGTGACATCATCACAGCGATAGATGGCCGCCCCATTACTTCTCCCGAAGAGCTCATCGTGACGATTCGATCCCTTAACATCGGAGATTCAGTCGTTGTGACATATAAGCGTGGCTCTGAATCTAAGTCAGCAACTTTGACGCTGACGGCTTCGAAGTAG
- a CDS encoding DUF1003 domain-containing protein, producing MARNFGLDTPRETRRSLRGNIDPETFGRLSERFARFLGTARFLVYMTAFVLTWVLWNTLAPRDIRFDNYPFIFLTLILSLQASYAAPLILLAQNRQADRDRIALNEDRAQNARSIADTEYLTRELASLRIALGDVATRDYLRNELGDMAKEIVVELRKPESDAK from the coding sequence ATGGCACGCAACTTTGGTTTGGATACACCGCGCGAGACTCGTCGTTCGCTTCGCGGAAATATTGACCCTGAGACTTTTGGTCGCCTCTCAGAACGTTTTGCACGTTTCTTAGGCACCGCTCGCTTCTTGGTCTATATGACAGCCTTTGTTCTCACATGGGTTCTCTGGAACACATTGGCACCGCGAGATATTCGCTTTGATAATTATCCATTTATCTTCTTGACGTTGATTCTTTCACTTCAAGCATCGTATGCAGCTCCATTGATTTTGCTTGCCCAAAATCGCCAAGCAGACCGTGATCGCATTGCTCTTAATGAGGATCGCGCTCAGAATGCACGAAGTATTGCTGACACCGAATATCTCACTCGCGAGCTTGCAAGTCTTCGTATCGCTTTAGGTGATGTTGCAACTCGTGATTACCTACGTAATGAGCTTGGTGATATGGCGAAAGAAATCGTTGTAGAACTACGCAAGCCCGAGTCTGACGCCAAGTAG
- a CDS encoding sec-independent translocase, with amino-acid sequence MFFDFGAGELVGLAILAMILIGPERLPNLAVDAAKFVKRIREMASKATEELKDNLGPGFEDLKPTDLNPKSFIKKQLSSVLDDDDSTPATSKRTSTIDPDLL; translated from the coding sequence ATGTTCTTCGATTTTGGTGCGGGCGAGTTAGTTGGCCTTGCGATTCTTGCGATGATTCTTATCGGCCCAGAGCGCCTGCCGAATTTGGCCGTTGATGCTGCAAAGTTTGTAAAGCGCATCCGCGAAATGGCATCTAAGGCCACAGAAGAGCTCAAAGATAATCTAGGGCCGGGTTTTGAAGATCTCAAACCTACCGATTTGAACCCAAAGAGTTTTATTAAGAAGCAGCTCTCTAGCGTCTTAGATGATGATGATTCAACTCCAGCAACTTCTAAGCGCACAAGCACAATAGATCCTGATCTGCTATGA